GCGACGCTCAGGATCTTCGATCCAAGGACGCGGGCCTTTGCCGCCTATGGCCGTGATGGCAGGACCAAAACTTTTTTCCGCCCGGGCAACGCCTCTTATTGGCAGCGCCAGCCTGGCCGTCTCATCCAACCTTCAAGCCTGCCTTTTTGATCCGTCTATGAAAACGCCATCATATTTCTGTCCTGTCTGTGGTTATGCCAGGTTGAAAGAACTGCCCCGCAGTGCTTCCGGCGGTCCCAGCTATGAAATCTGTCCGGCCTGTGGTTTTCAATTTGGCGTGAGCGATGACGACGATGAGATCACCTATGAGCAGTGGCGTGCGGACTGGGTGGACGGGGGTATGGAATGGACCAGCCTGGGCATCCCGAAACCGCGCGGGTGGGAAAAGCAGAAAGTGACGCTCCTGCCGAAGGAAGGAGATGCCTAACAATAAATAAAAAAGGCAGGCCATTGCCGGCCTGCCTTTTCGGGAATGCGTTTGTAAGCTGGAACGATCAGCCGAGAAGCTTGTCCTCAGCGGCGGCGGCCTTTTTCTTTTTCTTGGCGCCGGCGTTGCGGAGAGCTTTCGGAATGGGGTCTTCCTTCTTCTGCAGCGCACGGCGCAGCTTGCGCAGGGCGATGTTCTGAAGCTGGCGGATACGCTCACGCGTAACGCCGAATTCCTGGCCCACTTCTTCAAGCGTGCGGGGCTTCTGGCCGGCGAGGCCAAAGCGTGCGTCAATGATCTTGCGCTCGCGCTCGTCCAGCACGGTCAGCAGGCCGTCGAGCTGGCCATGCATGTTTTTGTGGCTGAGGAGATCGAATGGCGTCTGGGCATTTTCATCGCCGACGATTTCACCAAACTCGGTGCTGTCGTCATCGCTGATAGGCGCGTCCAGGGAGGCTGGGCGCATGGAGGCGACCTTGAGCTGGCTGAGCTTGGCACGGTCAATGCCGATCTCTTCGGACAGTTCGTCATCGGTCGGTTCGCGTCCCAGCTCTTCAGACATAGCCATCGCGACGCGACGCATCTTGCTGATCTTGTCCACCATGTGTACCGGGAGGCGGATCGTCTTTGACTGGTTGGCGAGCGCGCGCTTGATGGACTGCTTGATCCACCAGGCTGCATACGTGGAGAGCTTGCCGCCCTTGTTAGGGTCAAAGCGCTCCACAGCCTTCATCAGGCCGATGTTGCCTTCTGAGATCAGATCGAGCAGCGGCAGGCCATAGTTGGCATAATCCTGGGCGATTTTAACGACCAGCCGGAGGTTGGCGCGGATCATGTGTGAGCGCGCTTCCGGGTCGCCGCGCTTGATGCGTTCGGCGAGTTCTACCTCCTGATCAGGAGTCAGCAAGTCGGTCTTGCCGATCTCCCGCAGGTAGATCTTGATACCTCCGTCGAGTTCCATGTTAGACATTACAAATATAAATACGGTGCAGTTTTGCTTTTCTTGACGCCCTGCTGAAAAACAGGGGGTCGGCAGCTTAGCATAAGGATGACTGACTTTCTCCTCATTTTTTCAAAGCAACTTTTCTGCCAAATTGATGCGATACGGAAACGGGCCGGATTCACGGTCTCAAGGCGTGCCTTTTGACACTGTGGTTGAACTAAAGTTTGAAACGAACGTCAACAAAATTTACAGATATTTTTAAGATTTGTTAACAAATTGGATTTTTCAGGATGAGGTCATCATGAGTGATACCGGATTTTTGAGGAAGGGTTACAACTTGCAAATTCAGCCTTGCCAGATGCTCCTGGCCTGCTATTACTCGGCAAAGAATGAAAAGCAGGTCTTTTTGAAATTTGGCAAAACACATTTATCAGTTTTTCTAAATTTTAAAAGTTTTTGTGTTAATTCTAAAAAATATCTTGCGAGCTTAAGATCTTGCAGGTTATTATGACTTCAATCGCGGGTATAGCTTAGTGGTAAAGTTCCAGCCTTCCAAGCTGGCCATGTGGGTTCGATTCCCACTACCCGCTCCAGTTGTAATAATCTGACAGAAACTTTTCGCCATGAGACATTTCAGCGCTCTGAGCCTCATCCATTGCCTTCTTGGCCTGGCTTTCACGGCTATTGCCCCTCTTGCCCAGGCACAATCTGGCGGATGTGATGATATTTCACGGGATGTTGCAACGGCGATTCAGAATGATCCTTCAAAGGCTCTGATGATTGTGGAAGATGCGCTTGTGATCAATGAATCTTGCGCCTGCGAGATCATCAAGGCCGCAATCATTGCTTCCCAGGCTGACAGCGCGATGGTGAACCAGATCGTCCAGACTGGCATTTCGGTGGCCCCAAAAATGTCCGGAGTGATCATGGACTGCGCGACAGCGGTGTCACCGGCGGCGATGAGCAGCGTGAGCGCCACGACGACGGCTTCTTATGAGCCTACAGATTCCGGCAAGAATCCTGACAAGAACCCGCTGCCCATTGTGGCCCCCGCTGAGGAAGATTTCATCATGAGCCCAAGCATTCGCGGGGTGTATCTGATCCAGCCGCCGCCAACAGGCTTTGTCCCTTGTGATCCCAAGTATCGCAAGTGCTATGACAAGCCAACTTCCCCGTGCTTTTGCACGCCCTGAAACCGGGAATCATTGTTGAGCCACCCTCAAACCTCATCCCTCCCCGACTATGTGCATTCCCAATGCTATGATTGTTACGGCCTTTTTGGCCGTTTTTGCTACGTCGGCTTTTTCTCAAGGGCTTACAGCGGTACGGGATTTTTCGGGTGATTTTGGTGAGGATCAGCCCCTGACCTTTAGCGTCACCGGCCGTGGCGGTTATGACTCGCTGAGCTACAAAGTGCAGTCGCCGTTTTTGCAGGATTTCGACTCCTATTACATTCAGGGCGGAGTCGGTTTGACGTACGCAGATGCAGATCCGACGACGCCCTGGAGCATCGGGCTTGATCTGGGTGCCATCCACTATCTTGACGGCATTCCCCGTTATGATGATACCTTCTACAATGCCCGGATCGCGTTCAACATTGCTCATCAGATAAACCAAAGGCTGAAAATCAGCAATAATTTCTACCTGACGTATGAAGCAGAGCCGAATGTGGCGATGGGCGGGTCCACCACGCTATATAACGGACAGTATCTTTACGGGTTCAATAATTTCAATGTCAGCTATGCATGGTCCCAGCGTTTCTCCACGACAACATCGTTGACGGTGGATGCGATTTCGTATGAGGACGATGTGGTCTCCGGCCTGGAAGACCGGCTGTCGGTCCTGATAGCCCAGCAGTTCAGCTACGCGCTGACGCAGCGGACCAGCCTGGCTGCGGAATACCGTTACCGGATCGTCGAATTTGCTGAGCGTGATGATGTAAATTCCACCTCCCACTTCGCCCTGGTGGGTGTGGACCATGCCTGGAGCGAGCGTTTTTCCGGATCATTCCGTGTGGGTGCTGAATTCTTCAAATCTGACCGCGCTGAAAACACCTCCCCATATGGAGAAGTGGCAGCCAGTTACCTGGTGGCCCGCAGGACCACAGCCCGCTGGTTTGGCTCCGTCGGCTATGATTCGGCTGAAATTGGCGGTTTCGACACTCGCTATGCGGTACGCACCGGCCTGAATGTGAATCACCAGATCACCAAGCGAGTCGGGATCAATGGAGGTGCTTCGTATGCCTACAGCACCTTCGATGGCGGTGGCGGCAGGGATGTCACGGAGCATTCACTCCTGCTTTCCACAGGACTCTCCTTCCAGATGCTGGAAAACCTTTCTCTGGACGCCCGCTACACCTACTCCATCCTCCAGTCGGACGACTCGTTGCGTGAATTCAGCCGCAACAATGTGTCGCTGGGCGTGACCGCCTCCTTCTAATCAGTTTCAGCCAACAGCCCAAATCTCCCGCCAGCGCCCGGCTTTCTTGTCGGCGCTGGCGGGTTGATGAAATCCCGGTTCTCTAACTTTTCCAGATAATCAACACAGCTATGCGCGAAAATGGAAATGAACTTCAGCAACAGGCCCTGGACTCCTGGCAGGTCATCCGCAACCGCTTTGGCCTGATCATCCTGTCGTTTCTCCTCGTCTTCGCCACGGCGGCCATCATCACCTACATCATGCCGCGCAAGTATCGCGGGCGGGTGGAGATGAAAATTGAGCGCATCCAGAACAAGGTGCATGTCTTCCAGCGGAGCACGGAAGACATGATGGCCCCCAGTGATGTGGTGATCAAGAACGAGTTTGAGAGCATCACGAAGCCGGAAACGCTTTATCCCGTCATTGAGAAGCTGG
This Prosthecobacter sp. SYSU 5D2 DNA region includes the following protein-coding sequences:
- a CDS encoding RNA polymerase sigma factor RpoD/SigA; protein product: MSNMELDGGIKIYLREIGKTDLLTPDQEVELAERIKRGDPEARSHMIRANLRLVVKIAQDYANYGLPLLDLISEGNIGLMKAVERFDPNKGGKLSTYAAWWIKQSIKRALANQSKTIRLPVHMVDKISKMRRVAMAMSEELGREPTDDELSEEIGIDRAKLSQLKVASMRPASLDAPISDDDSTEFGEIVGDENAQTPFDLLSHKNMHGQLDGLLTVLDERERKIIDARFGLAGQKPRTLEEVGQEFGVTRERIRQLQNIALRKLRRALQKKEDPIPKALRNAGAKKKKKAAAAEDKLLG
- a CDS encoding outer membrane beta-barrel protein; the encoded protein is MIVTAFLAVFATSAFSQGLTAVRDFSGDFGEDQPLTFSVTGRGGYDSLSYKVQSPFLQDFDSYYIQGGVGLTYADADPTTPWSIGLDLGAIHYLDGIPRYDDTFYNARIAFNIAHQINQRLKISNNFYLTYEAEPNVAMGGSTTLYNGQYLYGFNNFNVSYAWSQRFSTTTSLTVDAISYEDDVVSGLEDRLSVLIAQQFSYALTQRTSLAAEYRYRIVEFAERDDVNSTSHFALVGVDHAWSERFSGSFRVGAEFFKSDRAENTSPYGEVAASYLVARRTTARWFGSVGYDSAEIGGFDTRYAVRTGLNVNHQITKRVGINGGASYAYSTFDGGGGRDVTEHSLLLSTGLSFQMLENLSLDARYTYSILQSDDSLREFSRNNVSLGVTASF